The genomic DNA GCTGGCGGAAAAAGTCAGCGGCTGGGTATCGACAAGACGCTGCTGCGGCTGGACGGTGTCTGGCTGCTCGAGCGGATCGTTGAGCAACTGCGCACGCTGAGCGATGACGTGTTGGTGGTGGCCAACGAGCCATACAAGCTTGCGCCTCTCGGGGTGCCGATTGTGCCGGACCAACAGGTGGGCATCGGCCCTCTGGCCGGAATCCTGGCGGGCCTGGCAGCCATGCAGCACCAGGTGGGCCTGTTCGTCGCCTGCGACATGCCCCTGCTCAACAGGCGCCTGCTGCGGTACATGGCGCGACTGTCGGCCGACGTCGACGTGGTTATTCCGCGCAATGGCAGCGAGACCGAGCCCCTGCACTCGTGTTATAGCAAGGCCTGCGTGGAACCGATAGCCGCGGTGCTGGAGCAAGGCCAGAGAAGGGTTATCCACTTCTTTGACCGAGTCCGAGTACGGTACGTCGATCCGGACGAGGTAGCCGCTTTTGACCCGCAAGGGCTGTCGCTCTTTAACATCAATCGGCCGGAGGACCTGCAAAGAGCGCAACTGTTGCTCCGTCAGGCCCGGCAGGTGCAGGGCGCGGCTGACCCTGGCGCCGGGCAGAGTGCAAGGATGCGCACGTTGGTGATCGGCTACGGAAACCGGGACCGCGGAGACGACGGGGTTGGCCTGGACATCGTGCAGCGCCTGCGCGGCGAGCTCGGCGTTCAGCCCCTTGCTGACGGAGAATCGGGCCTCGAGCGGCGGGGCGGCGGCATCGATGCGGTGTTCCTGCCGCAGCTCGTGCCACAGTTGGTTGACCTTCTTGTCGACTACCAGCAGGTGGTCTTTGTCGACGCTCATACTCGGCCGGACGTGACCGGGTTGCACTGTGCCGCGATCCAACCCGGCTCAGCAGTGGCCGCTTTTGCCCACCACCTGGGCCCCGCGGTTCTGCTGGCGCTGGTCGAGCGATTGCGGCGGCAACGGATTCCGGCCTTTGCCGTGTCCGTGAGGGCCTACGAAATGGGCTTTGAGCAGCGCCTATCGGCACGTACTGCCACCGGCGTAGCACCGGCTGTGGAAACGATCCTTGACCTGATCGATGCGAACACGGTCGGCTGGCCGTCGGACAACCCGGGAAAGAGCTGAGGCGAGTGCACGAACTGTCGATCACCCAGAGCATCTTGAACATTGTGAACGAGCACGCACAGCGTGCCGGCGCAGCGAAAGTGACGACGATCAACCTCACTGTGGGGGAACTGACCGGGTTTGTCGATGATTCGCTGCAGTTCTACTTTGAGATGTTGAGTCCAGGCACCCTGGCCGAGGGCGCCAGGTTGAACATCACGCGGGTGCCGGCCACAGTGCGGTGCCGGGCCTGTGGGTCCGAGTTCCACCTGCAAGGTCTGCAGTGGATCTGCCCCCAGTGCCAGGCCGTTGGCGGCGACGTACTGCGCGGCCGCGAGTTCCAGGTCGAGAGCATAGAAGTAGTTCAGGGGGAAGCGAAGTGAAGGTATCGGTTGTGCAGGGCATTCTGAGCGCGAACGATCAGCTTGCTGCGGAGAATCGAGATCAGCTCCGACGCCATGGTATTTGCACGGTCAACATCATGGCTTCTCCAGGCAGCGGCAAGACTAGCCTCATCTTGCGTACCCTCGAGGGGCTGGCAGGTCGACAGAGGGTCGGCGTGGTCGAAGGCGACATCGCATCGACGGTGGACGCGGACCGAGTGGCTGCTTGTGGCGTGCCCGTTGTCCAGATCAACACTGGCGGCCAGTGCCACCTGGATGCACCGATGATGCGCAAGGCGCTGGGCCAGCTTCCGCTGGAGCAGCTCGACCTCATTCTGGTGGAGAACGTTGGCAACCTCATTTGCCCGGTAGATTTCAAACTCGGTGAGGACCTCAACGTGATGATCGCGTCGGTACCAGAGGGCGATGACAAGCCCTACAAGTACCCGGGCATCTTTCTGGCCGTGGATGCAGTGGTTATCAACAAGGTGGACCTGCTGCCGTACGTGCATTTCGATATGGCGGCGTTCCGCAAGCTGGTATCGGGAATGAATCCCGATGTGTGTCTGTTTGAGGTGTCCTGCGAGACGGGGCAGGGCATCGATGAGTGGGTGGCATGGATCATCG from Chloroflexi bacterium ADurb.Bin180 includes the following:
- the hypB gene encoding Hydrogenase isoenzymes nickel incorporation protein HypB gives rise to the protein MKVSVVQGILSANDQLAAENRDQLRRHGICTVNIMASPGSGKTSLILRTLEGLAGRQRVGVVEGDIASTVDADRVAACGVPVVQINTGGQCHLDAPMMRKALGQLPLEQLDLILVENVGNLICPVDFKLGEDLNVMIASVPEGDDKPYKYPGIFLAVDAVVINKVDLLPYVHFDMAAFRKLVSGMNPDVCLFEVSCETGQGIDEWVAWIIEQREKRRRT
- the hypA gene encoding Hydrogenase/urease nickel incorporation protein HypA, which produces MHELSITQSILNIVNEHAQRAGAAKVTTINLTVGELTGFVDDSLQFYFEMLSPGTLAEGARLNITRVPATVRCRACGSEFHLQGLQWICPQCQAVGGDVLRGREFQVESIEVVQGEAK
- the mobA gene encoding putative molybdenum cofactor guanylyltransferase, which encodes MAAISAVVLAGGKSQRLGIDKTLLRLDGVWLLERIVEQLRTLSDDVLVVANEPYKLAPLGVPIVPDQQVGIGPLAGILAGLAAMQHQVGLFVACDMPLLNRRLLRYMARLSADVDVVIPRNGSETEPLHSCYSKACVEPIAAVLEQGQRRVIHFFDRVRVRYVDPDEVAAFDPQGLSLFNINRPEDLQRAQLLLRQARQVQGAADPGAGQSARMRTLVIGYGNRDRGDDGVGLDIVQRLRGELGVQPLADGESGLERRGGGIDAVFLPQLVPQLVDLLVDYQQVVFVDAHTRPDVTGLHCAAIQPGSAVAAFAHHLGPAVLLALVERLRRQRIPAFAVSVRAYEMGFEQRLSARTATGVAPAVETILDLIDANTVGWPSDNPGKS